The Corynebacterium sphenisci DSM 44792 genome includes the window GCGGCGCAGGAAGAGCATCCGGCACGCCGCCGGGTCCGGCGCGGCCGGATCCCCGGAGCCGGGGCCCAGGGCCTCGTAGGCGAGCATCGCCTCCTGCTCGGCGCGGCGCGCCCGGGCCAGGCCCGCGTAGCGCTCCGCGTCATAGGACCACTCCGCGCCGGTGGCCACCCAGCCGCCGGCGACCCGGCGCACCGCCCCGTCCACGTCGAGCACCTTCAGCACCTGCTCCAGGCGGTTGCGGGAGAGATCCACCAGCGCCTCCAGGCGCGGGGTGGACAGCGGCTCCGGGCCCAGGGCGGCGAGCAGGGCGCGCACCGTGTCCTCCGGGGGGAAGGACAGGGAGGCGAAGTAGGCCCAGATGTCCCGGTCCTCCGCCCCGGGCAGCAGGATCACCTCGGCCCGGTCGGTGGCCCGGCCGGCGCGGCCGATCTGCTGGTAGTAGGAGATCGGCGACCCCGGCGCGCCCATGTGCACCACGAACCCCAGATCCGGTTTGTCGAAGCCCATGCCCAGCGCCGAGGTCGCCACCAGCGCCTTGACCTCGTTGGCCAGCAGCGCCGCCTCCAGGCGCTCCCGCTCCGCGGCGTCGGTGCGCCCGGTGTAGGCCGCCACCGGATGCCCCGCGGCGTCCAGGGCCCCGGCGAGATCCTCGGCGGCGGCGACGGTGAGGCAGTACACGATCCCCGAGCCGGGCAGCTCGGCCAGCCGCTCGGCCAACCAGGCCGGCCGGGCGGTGGTGTCGGGCAGCCGCACCACGGACAGGTGCAGCGACTCCCGGTCCAGGCCGCCGCGCAGCACCCCGGTGCCCTCGCCGAGCTGGGCGCGCACATCCTCCACCACCCGGTCATTGGCGGTGGCGGTGGTGGCCAGCACCGGCACGCCCGCCCCCAGGCCCGCGAGCAGATCCCGGATCCGCCGGTAGTCGGGCCGGAAGTCGTGGCCCCAGTCGGAGATGCAGTGCGCCTCGTCGACGACCACCAGCCCGGCGGCGCGGGCCAGCTCCGGGAGCACCTCATCGCGGAAGCGCGGGTTGTTCAGCCGCTCCGGGCTGACCAGCAGCACATCCACCGCCCCGGCCGCGATCCGGGAGTGGATCTCGGCCCATTCGGTCATGTTGGCGCTGTTCACGGTCTCCGCGGCGATGCCCGCCGCCCGGGCGGCGTCGACCTGGTTGCGCATCAGGGCCAGCAGCGGGGAGATGATCACCGCCGCGCCCCGGCCCCGCCGGCGCAGCAGCTTCGCGGCGATGAAGTACACCGCGGACTTGCCCCAGCCGGTGCGCTGCACCACCAGCAGCCGGCCCCGGTCGTTGACCAGGGCGTCGATCGCCCGCCACTGGTCATCGCGCAGCCGGGCGGCGTCCCCGGCGAGGCCGCGCAGCAGCCCCTCGGCCTCCTCGCGGGGCACCGGGCGGGTCGGGTCGGCGTCTCGGGCGTCCATGCCCCCATCAGAGCACACCGCCGGACGCGCCGGGCGCCGGCCGGGCGGGGGCGCCCGGCGCCGCCCGCCGGGGCCCCGACCGCGTTACCGCCGCGGGCCGGGACATGCGACAATGCGTGGTTGAACACCGCCGTCGGGAAAGGGCCCCCATGTCACGCTTCATCGATCGAGTCGTACTGCACCTGCAGGCCGGCGATGGCGGGCATGGCTGCAACTCCGTGCTCCGGGAGAAGTTCAAGCCGCTGGGCGGCCCCGACGGGGGCAACGGCGGCCACGGCGGGGACATCATCCTGGAGGTCGACCCCCAGGTGCACACCCTGCTGGACTTCCACTTCCGCCCGCATCTCAAGGCCGGCAAGGGCCGCCCCGGCGCCGGGGACAACCGCAACGGCGCCCGCGGCGAGGACCTGGTGCTCAAGGTCCCGGAGGGCACCGTGGTGATGACCGAGCAGGGGGAGACCCTCGCCGATCTCACCGGGGCGGGCACCCGCTTCATCGCCGCCGAGGGCGGCTACGGCGGGCTCGGCAACGCCGCCCTGGCCAACCGGCACCGCCGCGCCCCCGGCTTCGCCCTGCTCGGCGAACCCGGGGAGGAGAAGGACCTGGTCCTGGAGCTGAAGTCGATGGCCGACGTGGGCCTGCTCGGCTTCCCCTCGGCGGGCAAGTCCTCCCTGGTCTCCGCGATGAGCGCGGCGAAGCCGAAGATCGGCGACTACCCCTTCACCACCCTGCAGCCGAACCTGGGGGTGGTGCAGGTCGGCCACGACGCCTTCACCATCGCCGACGTGCCCGGGCTCATCCCCGGCGCCTCCGAGGGCCGCGGCCTGGGCCTGGACTTCCTGCGGCATATCGAGCGCTGCGCGGTGCTCGCCCACGTGGTGGACTGCGCCGCCTTCGAATCCGACCGGGACCCGGTGAGCGACATCCGCGCCCTGGAGGCGGAGCTCGCCGCCTACGACTCCGCCCTGGACTCCGACGTGGGCCTGGGCGATCTGCGGGACCGGCCGCGGGTGATCGTGCTCAACAAGATGGACGTGCCGGACGCCCGCGATATGGCGGAGCTGATGCGCGGCGAGCTGGAGGGCTTCGGCTGGCCGATCTTCGAGGTCTCCGCGGCCACCCACGAGGGCCTGGACGCGCTGCGCTACGCCCTGCTGGAGGCCGTCGAGGCGCACCGGGCGGCGCATCCGCCGGCGACCGCCGCCGGGGCCGGGGCGACCGTGATCCGGCCCAAGGGGGTCGGCGGGCGCCGCCGCGGCCAGGACTTCACCGTGGAGGCGGACCCGGAGGTCCCCGGCGGGTTCCTCGTGCTGGGCCGCACCCCGGAGCGCTGGATCCTGCAGACCGACTTCGAGAACGACGAGGCCGTCGGCTACCTCGGCGACCGGCTGGCCAAGCTCGGCGTGGAGGACGCCCTGGGCAAGGCCGGGGCGGTGGAGGGCTCTCCGGTCACCATCGGCGGGGTGACCTTCGAGTGGATGCCGCACACCGCCGCCGGCGCCGCCGCCCCGGCGCCCTCGGCGCGCGGCACCGACCGGCGCCTGGACGAGGTGCGCCGGGCCTCCGCCGAGGAGCGCAAGCGCGCCTCCCAGGCCCGCCGCGGGCTCATCGACGAGTTCGAGGTCGAGGGCGAGGTCGCCGACCGGGACCGGTTCCAGTGAGCGCGCCGCGGGGGCTGCGCAGCTCCACCCGGGACGCCGTGGCCGGCGCCAAGCGCCTGGTGGTCAAGGTCGGCTCCTCCTCGCTGACCGGGCCGGACGGGCGCACCGACCCGGCCCGGATCGACGCCATCGCCGAGGCCCTGGAGGCCCGGATGGCCCGCGGCTCGGACCTGATCCTGGTCTCCTCCGGCGCGGTGGCCTCCGGGATGGGCCCGCTGGGCCTGCACGCCCGGCCCACCGATCTCGCCACCAAGCAGGCGGCGGCCGCGGTCGGCCAGGTGCGGCTGGCCCAGGAGTGGGCCCGCTCCTTCGCCCGCTTCGGGCGCACCACCGCCCAGCTGCTGTTGACCAGCTCGGACGCGGGCGACCGGACCCGGGCGCGCAACGCCCAGCGCACCATCGACCGGCTGCGCCAGCTCTCCGCGATCCCGATCGTCAACGAGAACGACACCGTGGCCACCTCGGAGATGCGCTTCGGGGACAATGACCGGCTCGCCGCGATCGTCAGCCACCTGTCCTACTGCGATGCGCTGGTGCTGCTCTCCGACGTCGACGGACTCTACGACCGCAACCCGGCGGAGCCGGGCGCGGCCTTCGTCCCGGAGGTGTGGAGCGGCAACGACCTGCGGGGGGTCGCCGCCGGGGAGGGCGGCGGCCTCGGCACCGGGGGGATGGCCTCGAAGGTCTCCGCCGCCCGGCTGGCCTCCCGGGGCGGGGTGCCGGTGCTGCTCGCCGCCGCCGACGAGATCTCCGCCGCCCTCGGCGCCGCGGACGTGGGCACCGCCTTCGCCCCGCGGGGGCAGCGGATCTCCTCCTGGAAGTTCTGGGCGCTCTACGCCGCCGACGCCACCGGGGTGCTGCGCATCGACGCCGGGGCGGTGCGCGCGGTCACCGAGGGCCGCAAATCGCTGCTGCCGGTGGGCATCACCGACGCCGAGGGCGAATTCGCCGCCGGGGATATCGTGGACATCGTCGGCCCGGCCGGGGAGATCATCGGCCGCGGCGAGGTGTCCTTCGACGCCGAGGACCTGGCCCTGGTGCTGGGCCGGACCATGGCGGAGCTGCCGGACGCCTACAAGCGCCCGGTGATCCACGCCGACTACCTGTCGAACTACGCCTCCCGGGCCTGACGGGAGGGGAAGGGGCACGCCGATGGGCGCGCACGCCACCCGCGGTACCCGAGATGCCGGCGCCGGGGGAGCCCGCCGCCGCAGACGCCGGCGCGCCACCCCGGTGAGCGTGCTGGGCGAGCTGCTGCTCACCGCCGGGGTGGTGCTCGCCCTGTTCGTGGTGCACCAGCTGTGGTGGACCGGGGTGCAGACCCAGCGGGCGCAGGCCGAGCTGCGCGAGGAGCTGGAGCGCGCCTGGGCGGCGCCGCCGGCGGCCGCCTCCGGCGACCCCGGCGCCGGGCCGGCCCCGGTGACCGCCCGGGGTGCGATGGGCTATCTGGCGGTGCCCCGGATCGGCCTGGACGCGGTGTTCTCCGAGGGCGTGGGCCAGGCGGAGCTGGCCAACGGCCCCGGCCATTACCCGGCCTCCGCGGCCCCGGGGCAGATCGGCAACGTCGCCTTCGCCGCGCACCGCGACGGCAACGCCGCGCACTTCTCCGAGCTCGACGCCCTGGCCGCCTGCGACGAGATCATCGTGGAGACCGCCGCGGCCCGGCACGTCTACCGGGTGCTGGATCTCGCCGGCGGGGAGACCCCCTGCCTGCCCGGGCCCACCCGGGCGGCGCTGGCCGGCCCGGACTACGCCGGCATCGCCGGCCGGGTGATCGTCGACCCGGGCGCGGACGGGGTGGTCGCGCCCATCCCGGACAACGCCGCACTCGGCCGGGGCGGGCAGCCGGCGGTGGCCCTGCTCACCCTGACCACCTGCCACCCGCACTGGTCCAGCGCGAACCGGATGGTGGTGCACGCCGCCCTGGAACGCACCGAAACCAAGGAAGGGAGCTGACCCATGTACGCGGCCCTGTGGCGGGCGTTGCCCGGACCGACCTGGATGAAGGCGCTGGAGGCGCTGGCGCTGCTGGCGGCGGTGCTCTGGCTGCTGTTCACCATCGTGTTCCCGGCGGTGGCGGTGCACCTGCCCTGGATGGACGTGGCGGTGTAGCCGGCGCGGGCGCGGTTTCCCCGCGGCCGCGCCGGGGGAGCCCCCGCCGGCGGCCGGGCCCCTATGCTTGGGCCATGGCCGATACCACGAACGACACCGCAGTGCGCGCCGCCGAGCGCGAGGAGATCCTGGACCGCGCCCGCCGGGCGAAGGCGGTCACCGGCGAACTCGCCGGCTACCCCTCCGCCCGCAAGGACGCGATCCTGCGCGCCGCCGCCGACGCCCTGGTCGCCGCGACCGAGGAGCTGGTCGCCGCCAACGAGGAGGACATCGCCGCCGGCCGGGAGCACGGCATGAGCGAGGCGCTCATCGACCGGCTGCGCCTGGGCGCCGACCGGGTCGCCGGGATCGCCGACGGGCTGCGCCAGGTCGCCGCGCTGCCGGACCCGGTGGGGGAGGTGCTGCGCGGGTCCACCCTGCCCAACGGGCTGCGGCTGTCCCAGGTGCGGGTGCCGCTGGGGGTGATGGGCATGGTCTACGAGGCCCGGCCCAACGTCACCGTGGACGCCTTCGGCCTGGCCCTGAAATCCGGCAACGTGGCCCTGCTGCGCGGCTCGAAGTCGGCGGTGCGCACCAACGCCGCCCTGGTGGCGGTGCTGCGCCGGGTGCTCGCGGAGCAGGGCGCCCCGGAGGACCTGGTGCAGCTGCTGCCCTGCGAGACCCACGGCTCGGTGCAGGATCTGATCACCGCCCGGGGGCTGGTGGACGTGGTGATCCCGCGCGGCGGGGCGGGGCTCATCAACGCGGTGGTGGAGGGGGCGACGGTGCCCGCCATCGAGACCGGCACCGGCAACTGCCACCTCTACATCGACGCCTCGGCGGATCTGGAGGAGGCGATCGCGCTGCTCATCAACGGCAAGACCCGGCGCTGCTCGGTCTGCAACGCCACCGAGTCGGTGCTGCTGGACGCCGCCCTCGGCGCCGAGGGGGTGGGGCGGGTGCTCGCCGCGCTGCGCGAGGCCGGGGTGACCGTGCACGCGGAGCGGGCGAACCTGCCCCTGGGGGAGATCGACGCGGCGCTGGCCGACGCGGTGGTGGAGGCCACCGGGGAGGACTGGACCGACGAGTACCTGTCCATGGACATCTTCGCCCGGGTCGTCGACGGGGTGGAGGCGGCCATCGCGCACGTCAACGAGTACGGCTCCGGGCACACCGACGCGGTGGCCGCCCGGGACTGGCGGGTGTGCGAGCGCTTCGCCGCGGCGGTGGACTCCGCGGCGGTGAGCGTCAACGCCTCCACCGCCTTCACCGACGGGGAGCAGTACGGGATGGGCGCCGAAATCGGCATCTCCACCCAGAAGCTGCACGCCCGCGGGCCGATGGGCCTGCCGGAGCTGACCTCGGCGAAGTGGATCGTGCGCGGCGAGGGGCAGACCCGGCCCTGAGGAGGGCGCGGCCGCGCCGGCCCCGGCGCGCCCCCGCCCCGGGGTGGGATCCGGCGGGCTCGCCGGTTTCGCCCACCCATGTCGTATCGGGAACGTAACCTCCCGGGCATGAGCGCACCGCACCGCATCCTCGCCGCCCTCGCCGCCACGACGCTGCTGGCCGCCGCCGTCCCGGCCGCCGCGGCCCCGACCCCACCCGGCCCGAACCCGCCGCCCGGCGCGGGCGCACCGTCCGGGGCGGGGGACGGCCGGCCGGGCTCCGCCGGCCTGCCGCTGCCCGCCGGCTCCGCCGGGGCCCCGGGATCCTCCGGTCCCGGCACCGCCGCCCCGGATCCCTTCTACGACGAGATCCCCGCGGAACTCGGGGCCCCCGGCACGGTGCTGAAGACCCAGCCCGCCCAGCATCTGCTGGCGATGACCGGGGTCGACTGGCCCGGCACGGCGACGAGGATCATGTACACCTCCACCCGGCAGACCGGGGAGCGCACCGGGGTGACCGGGGTGGTCATCGAGCCCACGACCGCATGGGAGGGCCCGGGTCCGCGGCCGACGGTGGTGATCGCCCCGGGAACCCAGGGCGTGGGCGACCAGTGCGCGCCCTCGCGGGGCCGCGGTTTCGCGGTGGACCTCGCCGAGGGGCCCTCGCTGGCGCTGAACTACGAGCTGCCGAAGATGTACGCCTTCGCCGCGAAGGGCATCCGGGTGGTGCTCACCGACTACATCGGCCTGGGCACACCCGGCATGCACACCTACGGCAATGCCGATGACCAGGCCCACGCGGTCCTCGACGGGTTGCGCGCCGGCCTCGCCGTCGCCGGGGCCGACCCGGGGGACCCGGTGGGCATCACCGGCTACTCGCAGGGCGGGGGAGCGGCCGCCGCGGCCGCCGAGCGCGCCGCCGGCTACGCCCCGGAACTCAACCTCCGGGCCACCTACGCGGGGGCGGTGCCGGCCCGGATCGGGGAACTGCTGGAGTACCTCGACGGCACCGGCCTGGTCGGCGCCATCGGCTTCGGGCTGAACTCCTTCGCCGTGTACGCCTCACCCGGGTTCGCCGAGCGCATGGACGCCCGGCTCAACGAGGAGGGCCGCCGCTTCGTGGCGGAGACCGCCGGGCAGTGCACCCTGGACATCCTCGCGCACTGGGGGCTGCGGAAGACCAGCGAGTTCACCGTGGACGGCCGCTCCTTCGCGGAGCTGGTCGGCGACGAGCCGGAGCTGGCCGAGATCATCGAGCGGCAGTCCCTGGGCGGCACCGCCCCGCCGCGGCCGATCATGATCGAGGCCTCCCCGAACGACGACGCGGTGGAGTTCGGCCAGGCCCGGGATCTGGCCCGGCGCTACTGCGCCGGCGGGGCGCACCTGGCCTTCTTCGTGGACCGCACCCCGCCGCTCATCCCGGGCACCTCCCTGAACCACATCGTGCCGATGGAGCTGAACATCCCGAAGGCCGTGGAGTATCTGGAGGCGGCCTTCCGCGGGGAGGAGCTGCCCGAGGACTGCGGCGACTTCTAGGGCGGCACCCGAGGGCGGCGGATGCGCGACGCACGCCCGTTCGGCGGCGGGACCGGGTTCGTTACGGATTTATCTCGGAAAAGATGTGATTTTCCCCACGGGGGCTGTTCGTCCCCGATACAGTCCCCTCACATGAAGCATCTTCCCCGCGCG containing:
- a CDS encoding RecQ family ATP-dependent DNA helicase, coding for MDARDADPTRPVPREEAEGLLRGLAGDAARLRDDQWRAIDALVNDRGRLLVVQRTGWGKSAVYFIAAKLLRRRGRGAAVIISPLLALMRNQVDAARAAGIAAETVNSANMTEWAEIHSRIAAGAVDVLLVSPERLNNPRFRDEVLPELARAAGLVVVDEAHCISDWGHDFRPDYRRIRDLLAGLGAGVPVLATTATANDRVVEDVRAQLGEGTGVLRGGLDRESLHLSVVRLPDTTARPAWLAERLAELPGSGIVYCLTVAAAEDLAGALDAAGHPVAAYTGRTDAAERERLEAALLANEVKALVATSALGMGFDKPDLGFVVHMGAPGSPISYYQQIGRAGRATDRAEVILLPGAEDRDIWAYFASLSFPPEDTVRALLAALGPEPLSTPRLEALVDLSRNRLEQVLKVLDVDGAVRRVAGGWVATGAEWSYDAERYAGLARARRAEQEAMLAYEALGPGSGDPAAPDPAACRMLFLRRQLDDPTAAGPCGRCDNCTGVHRGTGVDAGAAAAVSARLTEPGVRLPARRQWPTGMDRVRGAERGSLGEAGVPLPPKGRIHGVGQGRALGRLNDIARGPALAELLAQATWRPDPAAWREDPRLRDVVQVLAGWDWARRPVAVVALAGHGPDAEAPGPALDEMVLAVARAVAAIGRMRFAGTLPLRPGAGEVTAQNSAYRVGGLIDRWDFAALAGAGLGEGPILLVADVVDTGWSTTVAAAGLSAATGCEVLPLALAARG
- the obgE gene encoding GTPase ObgE; translation: MSRFIDRVVLHLQAGDGGHGCNSVLREKFKPLGGPDGGNGGHGGDIILEVDPQVHTLLDFHFRPHLKAGKGRPGAGDNRNGARGEDLVLKVPEGTVVMTEQGETLADLTGAGTRFIAAEGGYGGLGNAALANRHRRAPGFALLGEPGEEKDLVLELKSMADVGLLGFPSAGKSSLVSAMSAAKPKIGDYPFTTLQPNLGVVQVGHDAFTIADVPGLIPGASEGRGLGLDFLRHIERCAVLAHVVDCAAFESDRDPVSDIRALEAELAAYDSALDSDVGLGDLRDRPRVIVLNKMDVPDARDMAELMRGELEGFGWPIFEVSAATHEGLDALRYALLEAVEAHRAAHPPATAAGAGATVIRPKGVGGRRRGQDFTVEADPEVPGGFLVLGRTPERWILQTDFENDEAVGYLGDRLAKLGVEDALGKAGAVEGSPVTIGGVTFEWMPHTAAGAAAPAPSARGTDRRLDEVRRASAEERKRASQARRGLIDEFEVEGEVADRDRFQ
- the proB gene encoding glutamate 5-kinase, whose product is MSAPRGLRSSTRDAVAGAKRLVVKVGSSSLTGPDGRTDPARIDAIAEALEARMARGSDLILVSSGAVASGMGPLGLHARPTDLATKQAAAAVGQVRLAQEWARSFARFGRTTAQLLLTSSDAGDRTRARNAQRTIDRLRQLSAIPIVNENDTVATSEMRFGDNDRLAAIVSHLSYCDALVLLSDVDGLYDRNPAEPGAAFVPEVWSGNDLRGVAAGEGGGLGTGGMASKVSAARLASRGGVPVLLAAADEISAALGAADVGTAFAPRGQRISSWKFWALYAADATGVLRIDAGAVRAVTEGRKSLLPVGITDAEGEFAAGDIVDIVGPAGEIIGRGEVSFDAEDLALVLGRTMAELPDAYKRPVIHADYLSNYASRA
- a CDS encoding class E sortase — encoded protein: MGAHATRGTRDAGAGGARRRRRRRATPVSVLGELLLTAGVVLALFVVHQLWWTGVQTQRAQAELREELERAWAAPPAAASGDPGAGPAPVTARGAMGYLAVPRIGLDAVFSEGVGQAELANGPGHYPASAAPGQIGNVAFAAHRDGNAAHFSELDALAACDEIIVETAAARHVYRVLDLAGGETPCLPGPTRAALAGPDYAGIAGRVIVDPGADGVVAPIPDNAALGRGGQPAVALLTLTTCHPHWSSANRMVVHAALERTETKEGS
- a CDS encoding glutamate-5-semialdehyde dehydrogenase, yielding MADTTNDTAVRAAEREEILDRARRAKAVTGELAGYPSARKDAILRAAADALVAATEELVAANEEDIAAGREHGMSEALIDRLRLGADRVAGIADGLRQVAALPDPVGEVLRGSTLPNGLRLSQVRVPLGVMGMVYEARPNVTVDAFGLALKSGNVALLRGSKSAVRTNAALVAVLRRVLAEQGAPEDLVQLLPCETHGSVQDLITARGLVDVVIPRGGAGLINAVVEGATVPAIETGTGNCHLYIDASADLEEAIALLINGKTRRCSVCNATESVLLDAALGAEGVGRVLAALREAGVTVHAERANLPLGEIDAALADAVVEATGEDWTDEYLSMDIFARVVDGVEAAIAHVNEYGSGHTDAVAARDWRVCERFAAAVDSAAVSVNASTAFTDGEQYGMGAEIGISTQKLHARGPMGLPELTSAKWIVRGEGQTRP
- a CDS encoding lipase family protein is translated as MSAPHRILAALAATTLLAAAVPAAAAPTPPGPNPPPGAGAPSGAGDGRPGSAGLPLPAGSAGAPGSSGPGTAAPDPFYDEIPAELGAPGTVLKTQPAQHLLAMTGVDWPGTATRIMYTSTRQTGERTGVTGVVIEPTTAWEGPGPRPTVVIAPGTQGVGDQCAPSRGRGFAVDLAEGPSLALNYELPKMYAFAAKGIRVVLTDYIGLGTPGMHTYGNADDQAHAVLDGLRAGLAVAGADPGDPVGITGYSQGGGAAAAAAERAAGYAPELNLRATYAGAVPARIGELLEYLDGTGLVGAIGFGLNSFAVYASPGFAERMDARLNEEGRRFVAETAGQCTLDILAHWGLRKTSEFTVDGRSFAELVGDEPELAEIIERQSLGGTAPPRPIMIEASPNDDAVEFGQARDLARRYCAGGAHLAFFVDRTPPLIPGTSLNHIVPMELNIPKAVEYLEAAFRGEELPEDCGDF